One Vicia villosa cultivar HV-30 ecotype Madison, WI unplaced genomic scaffold, Vvil1.0 ctg.001748F_1_1, whole genome shotgun sequence genomic region harbors:
- the LOC131636465 gene encoding F-box protein CPR1-like, with the protein MVAKIDQLPQEILSNILSRLPSRELLNCKYVSKSWFNLIIHPGFVNQYYVFHNSFMYSQKQHQRLWVIRTLFNHSGVEIHFPLMFWNFDEPKNNVLTSPLNLPSVYIRDETFWNEIFGPCNGLYYLQGFPNNILINPSLKQCIVLSSPQFSLTSERAYLKFEFAGFGFDPKTNDYKILLLKDVWLKKANGEREKGYWIAFLYSLNSHSWRELNAEDLPLPFEISRESSAVYTFMNSCCHWLSYVDKDGGGIEDFVLAFNMVDETFRKIKVPKIEGIGIDKCFDVWMMKNYWDAESWIKLYSAGPVPMVSKFVGFYGINGFLWKDNDERLILYDSDNDKMMDLQVYGNGKSIRVVRYMESIVSLPKIDSFKYLIIRTNLAGVINNIW; encoded by the exons ATGGTTGCAAAGATAGACCAGTTGCCCCAGGAAATTTTATCGAATATTCTATCGAGGCTACCTTCGAGAGAATTGTTGAATTGTAAGTACGTTTCAAAATCATGGTTTAATCTTATAATTCATCCAGGTTTTGTAAATCAATATTATGTTTTCCACAATAGTTTTATGTATTCTCAAAAACAACACCAGCGTCTTTGGGTTATTCGTACACTCTTCAATCATTCTGGCGTCGAAATTCATTTTCCCCTTATGTTTTGGAATTTCGATGAACCAAAAAACAATGTATTAACTTCTCCTTTAAACCTTCCTAGTGTTTACATACGAGATGAAACTTTTTGGAACGAAATATTTGGTCCTTGTAATGGCCTTTACTATTTACAAGGCTTTCCAAACAATATATTAATAAACCCTTCCCTAAAGCAATGTATTGTCTTGTCTTCACCTCAATTTTCTTTAACGTCAGAAAGAGCTTATCTTAAGTTTGAATTTGCTGGATTTGGATTTGATCCCAAAACTAATGACTATAAAATCCTTCTCTTAAAAGATGTTTGGTTGAAAAAAGCAAATGGTGAAAGAGAAAAAGGATATTGGATTGCTTTCTTATACAGTCTTAATTCCCACTCTTGGAGAGAGTTGAATGCGGAAGATCTTCCTCTTCCATTTGAAATTTCCCGCGAGTCTTCCGCGGTTTATACTTTTATGAACAGTTGTTGTCATTGGTTGAGTTATGTTGATAAGGATGGTGGCGGAATAGAAGATTTTGTTTTAGCATTCAACATGGTTGATGAAACATTTAGGAAGATAAAAGTTCCCAAAATAGA AGGAATAGGAATAGATAAATGTTTTGATGTTTGGATGATGAAAAATTATTGGGATGCAGAGTCTTGGATTAAGCTATATAGTGCTGGACCAGTGCCTATGGTTTCAAAGTTTGTTGGATTTTATGGGATCAATGGATTTCTTTGGAAAGACAATGATGAAAGATTGATATTGTATGACTCCGACAATGACAAAATGATGGATCTTCAAGTTTACGGAAACGGCAAATCAATAAGAGTTGTTAGGTATATGGAAAGTATTGTATCACTCCCGAAGATTGATTCATTTAAGTACTTGATCATAAGGACTAATTTGGCAGGTGTAATAAACAACATTTGGTAG